From the Streptomyces sp. NBC_00390 genome, the window CGATGGGTCAGTTCACCAGCTGTGGCGATGTGGTGGTCGAGATTCGGCCGGGTGACGAACACCGACCCGGCGGCGTTGAGCCGCTGCAGATCCACCGGCGGTACCCGTCCCCCTGACTGCCCGAAGACCGCGAGGGTGCCACGGGGGCGCAGCGAGTCCAGGCTCGCGTCGAAGGTGGGAGCGCCGACCCCGTCGTAGACCGCAGCCACTCCTTCGCCGTCGGTCAACTCCCTTACGGCGGCGGCGATGTCGTCCTGACCGTGCCGCAGGACCTGCCACGCTCCCGCCGCGCGGGCGGCCTTCTCCTTCTCGGCGGTCGACACCGTGCCGATGACCCGGCCGCCCCGCAGCCGTACGAGCTGGCTGAGCAGCAGCCCCATGCCCCCGGCGGCGGCGTGCACGAGCACCGTGTCACCCGGCCGCACCTGGTAGGTGTCGTGGGTGAGGTAGTGCGCGGTCATCCCCTGCAGGATCACGGCGGCCGCCGTGGTGCAGGGCATCGTGTCCGGCACGGCGACGGCCCGGTGGGCGGGGATCACCGCGAGTTCGGCGTAGCCGCCGGGCTGGTTGGCCCAGGCGACCCGGTCGCCGATCCGGTGCGGGCCGGGGCCGGTGTCCGTCGCGGGCCCGACGGCGACGACGACTCCCGCGGCCTCGGCGCCCGGGACGAAGGGCAGTGGCCCGGGATAGACCCCCGAACGCCGGTAGACGTCGATGAAGTTGACGCCCGCCGCCTCGACCGCGACGAGAACGTCCCCGGGGCCCGGGCGTGGGTCCGCCGCCTCTTCGGCGCGCAGGACGTCCGGGGCGCCGAACTCCCGTACCAGGACCGCCTTCATGAGAGCGGGACCTCCGTGATCCACTGAGGGAAGCGGTCGTCCTCGCCGCGCATCAGCCGGCCGTAGGCCTCGGAGAGCCGGCGGGTCACCGGTCCGGGGGTCCCGTCGGCGACCCGCAGCCCGTCGATGGTCGTGACGGGAAGGATCTCCCAGGCCGTGCCCATGAAGAAGATCTCGTCGGCGAGGCAGAGCTCGCTGCGGTCCACCTCGCGTTCCTCGACCGGTACGCCTTGGGTACGCAGCAGGGCGAGCGCGGTGTCCCGGGTGATGCCGGGCAGGACGCCGCTGCTGAGCGAGGGGGTGGCGACGACGCCGTCGCGTACGAGCGCGAGGCAGGCGCCCGCGCCCTCGCTGACCTTGTGCCGTTCGTTCAGCATGACCGGCCAGTCATGGCCGTTCTCGCGGGCCTCCATCATGGCGAGCCGGCCGTTGTGGTAGTTCGAGAACGCCTTGGCGCGCGGCGGCATCGAGGACTCCCCGACCCGCAGCCAGGAGCTGACGGCGGCCCGGCAGCCGCGCTCCGTGTCGAGTGCGCTGCGGAACGGCCAGGAGTCGACGATCACTTCGCACAGCGCGTCGGCCGGGACCATCTGCTCCCGGATGATGCCGCCCGGGAAGGCCCAGGGCCGCAGATAGGCGTCCTGCCGGTAGTCGTTGGCGGTGAGCAGCTCCATCACGGCCCGGTGGAGTTCCTGCGCCGTGTGGGGCAGGGTGAGCCGGCACAGCCGTGCGGAGTCGGTGAGCCGGCGCAGGTGGTCGTCGAGCCGGAAGACCAGCAGCCGCTGTCCGTCGGCGGCGAGATAGGCCTTGATGCCCTCGAAGACGGCGGCGACGGAGGCATGGCCGACGGCGTTGACGTGGACGGCGGCCTCGTCCCAGGGCACGAGCGCGCCCGAGCGCCAGATCCACTCGGGGTTCGCGGTGCCGGGGCTGGCCAGGGTCTCGAGTGCGGCTGCGGTGGTCATAGGGCGGGGGTCCCTTCGGTGCGGACTCCGTCCGCCAGGAGGTCGTAGTGGGTCAGGGAGGGCAGTACGACATCGGCGTGTGCCAGCTCGCCCGGGTTTCCGGCGCCGTTGGGCACGGCGACGCAGCGCAGTCCGGCGGCCTTGGCCGCGCGCACGCCGATCGCCGAGTCCTCGAAGGCGACCACGGCGGCGCCGGGGTGGCCGAGACGGCGCAGGGCCAGCTCGTACAGGTCCGGGTGCGGCTTGTGGCGCTCGGCGAGGTCTCCGGTCACCAGGAACGCGAAGCGGTTGCGCACACCGAGCCGGTCCAGATGCGGTGCCACCCATGCGTGCGGTGCGCTGGAGACGACGGCGGCCGGCACTCCCATGCCCCCGGCGGTGTCGAGCAGTTCACGCACGCCGGGCCGTAGCGGCTCGCTGCGGCACAGCCGCCCCTTGCGCTCCTTTCGCCGCGCCACCAGGGCGGGCACGTCCGCGCCGCCGATCAGCTCCGCGAGACGGCCGGCGGCCAGTGCCTCGCCGTCGGCGCGGCCCACCATGGAGCGCCACAGCTGGTCCGGGAACCGGAGTCCGCACTCGGCGTAGATCTCCTGCCAGGCGAGGTGTCCGCAGCGTTCGGTGTCGCAGATGAGCCCGTCGAAGTCGAACAGGAGGGCGTCCGGTGCGGCCGTTGCCGTCATCGGGCGGCCCCGGCGGGTGCCACGGCCGTCACCGGCCCGAGGACGTTGTCCGCGTACTCGTTGGAGAACACCCCGGCCGGGTCGAGCAGGGCGCGGATGCGCTGGAAGTCCTTCCAGCGCGGGTAGCGCGGAGCGAGCACTTCGGCGGTGGCCGTGTGCGCCTTGCCCCAGTGCGGACGTGCCTCGAACTCGCGCAGCACATGTTCGGCCGCGCGCAGGATCTCGATCTGGCCGGCGGTGCGCGGAACGGTGAGGTTGAGATAGCCCGTGGCGCGTCCGTAGGCCGGGCTGAGCGGCAGATCGTCGCCCGCGCCGACCCGTACGAGGACCGAGTACGGCGAGTAGGCGCCGAGCCTGCGCAGCACGGGCCGCAGGGCCCGCAGCGCCTCGGCCGTGCGGCCGAGCGGCAGCGCGTGCTCCATCGCCAGGAACTTCACCGGCTGCGGGAAGGTGAAGACCCGGTGACTGGCGTCGGTGTACGGCGCGTCGGGCCACAGGCCGCCGAGATGGCGGGTCAGCCAGGGCACGGTGGACGCGCCGCCGGCCCGGCCGGCCTGACCGGTCAGCCCGCACCGCACCTCGTCCAGGGTGGTGGCGTAGCGACGCAACGGGGCGCGCGGCGTGGGCGGTTCGTCGGTGCGGTCGACGGAGCGGAGGCTGACCTGGTCGGTCCAGGGCAGCCAGTTGAGGCTAGGGTGCTCGCTCTGTCCCGCCCAGTCGGTGAAGCGCTCCAGCAGCGCGTCCAGGGGCTCGGAGCGCAGCTGGTGCCGGAGGTTGAACTGGGGTACGCAGCGCAGGGTGACGGTGGTGAGCACGCCGAGCGTGCCCAGCGCGGTGCGTACGCTCGCCCACAGGTCCGGGTCGTCGCCCGGGCCGATGTCGCGCACCTCGCCGTCGGCGGTCGCGAGGCGGACCCGGGTGACCTGCCCGGACAGCGGCTGATGCGCCAGGCCGGTGCCGTGGTTGCCGGTGGACAGGGCACCCGCAACCGTCTGGTCGGCGAGGGTGCCGATGTTCTCCAGGGCGAGTCCCTGCCGGTCGAGCGTCTCGCACAGGGTGCCGATCCGCGTGCCGGCGCGGACGGTGACCTCACCGGCCGCGCGGTCGACGGCGACGACCCCGGTGTACGAGGTCAGGTCGAGCAGCACGCCCGGTGTGGTCGCCAGACGGTTGAACGAATGGCCGGTGCCGGCCGCCCGCACGGTCAGTCCGCTGCCGGCGGCGGCGCGCACCGCCTGGACGATCTCGTCCTCGCCGGTGGGGCGGAGGAGCTGCGCGGGAGCGCAGCCGACCGTGCCCGACCAGGTGCGCCAGGTGGATCGCTGCACGTGTACTCCTATTCCTTGTGGCTCGGCTCGCCTCCGGGGCGCCCAAGACGGCGTCGACGGTCGATCGTGCTCGGTCCCTCGTTCCTCGGGACCTGCGCGCGTCCTCCCTCTCGACGCCGCCGCGCCCCTTCGGCTCACTCGCCCATGGCGTGGATGCTCCTGCTCGGGCGCGCGCAGTGGCGCTCCCGGACGTGCCGCCCCTGCGGCAGGGTCCGGCCCGGCGACGGGCCATGCAGGCAGGGACACGTACTCACTGCTGCGCGCAGAACCGTTCCAACGCGTCCCGCCAGTGCGGCAGGGTCAGGCCCAGGGCTGCCGACCGGGCGGTGGACAGCGACGAGTCGCGCGGCCGGCCGCCGACGAAACCGCACTCCGCCATGGTCAGCGGCTTGGGTTCGGGCAGGTCGGGACGGAGTTCACGCAGGGCGAGGCCGACGTCGTACCAGCTCGCCCTGCCCGCGTTGGCGACGTGGATCGTGCCGCTGACCGGCTCGGGGCGGGTGAGCAGGAAGACCAGGGCCCGGGCCAGGTCCACGGTGTACGTGGGCAGGCTGTACTGGTCCGCGACCAGGGCGGCCGGTTCTCCGGTGACGCCCTGGCGCAGCGCGGCCAGCACCACGTCGACCCGCTCGTCCGCCCCGCCGAACAGCCATGAGGTGCGGACGGACAGGGCCCGGTCGTCCAGCAGAGCGCAGATGCGCTCGCCGGCCAGCTTGGTCAGCCCGTACACGCTCAGCGGGCTGGGCAGATCGGTCTCCCGGTAGCCGCCCTCGGGCGGGGTGGCCCCGTCGAAGACGTAGTCGCTGGAGATGTGGACCAGCCGGGCGCCGGTGCGGCGGCAGGCGTCGACGACATTGCGTACGCCCGCGACGTTGACGCGCAGCGCCATCGCCGGGTCCCGCTCGCAGTCGTCGACGACGGCGTGGGCCGCGGTGTGGACGACGACATCGGGCCGGAAGGCGTCGATCGAGCGGGCGACCGCCGCCGCGTCCGCGATGTCGTGGTCCTTGAGCGAGACGCCCCGGACCTGCCAGCCGCCGGCCGCGTCGTCGGCGGCCAGTGCGGCGGTGAGGGCGGTGCCGAGCATGCCGTCCGCCCCGGTGAGATACAGCCGGGTCGGTCCGCTCATCACAGGTGACCGAACTCTTCGAGCAGC encodes:
- a CDS encoding HAD family hydrolase: MTATAAPDALLFDFDGLICDTERCGHLAWQEIYAECGLRFPDQLWRSMVGRADGEALAAGRLAELIGGADVPALVARRKERKGRLCRSEPLRPGVRELLDTAGGMGVPAAVVSSAPHAWVAPHLDRLGVRNRFAFLVTGDLAERHKPHPDLYELALRRLGHPGAAVVAFEDSAIGVRAAKAAGLRCVAVPNGAGNPGELAHADVVLPSLTHYDLLADGVRTEGTPAL
- the rfbD gene encoding dTDP-4-dehydrorhamnose reductase, with amino-acid sequence MSGPTRLYLTGADGMLGTALTAALAADDAAGGWQVRGVSLKDHDIADAAAVARSIDAFRPDVVVHTAAHAVVDDCERDPAMALRVNVAGVRNVVDACRRTGARLVHISSDYVFDGATPPEGGYRETDLPSPLSVYGLTKLAGERICALLDDRALSVRTSWLFGGADERVDVVLAALRQGVTGEPAALVADQYSLPTYTVDLARALVFLLTRPEPVSGTIHVANAGRASWYDVGLALRELRPDLPEPKPLTMAECGFVGGRPRDSSLSTARSAALGLTLPHWRDALERFCAQQ
- the ilvE gene encoding branched-chain-amino-acid transaminase, producing the protein MTTAAALETLASPGTANPEWIWRSGALVPWDEAAVHVNAVGHASVAAVFEGIKAYLAADGQRLLVFRLDDHLRRLTDSARLCRLTLPHTAQELHRAVMELLTANDYRQDAYLRPWAFPGGIIREQMVPADALCEVIVDSWPFRSALDTERGCRAAVSSWLRVGESSMPPRAKAFSNYHNGRLAMMEARENGHDWPVMLNERHKVSEGAGACLALVRDGVVATPSLSSGVLPGITRDTALALLRTQGVPVEEREVDRSELCLADEIFFMGTAWEILPVTTIDGLRVADGTPGPVTRRLSEAYGRLMRGEDDRFPQWITEVPLS
- a CDS encoding D-arabinono-1,4-lactone oxidase — translated: MQRSTWRTWSGTVGCAPAQLLRPTGEDEIVQAVRAAAGSGLTVRAAGTGHSFNRLATTPGVLLDLTSYTGVVAVDRAAGEVTVRAGTRIGTLCETLDRQGLALENIGTLADQTVAGALSTGNHGTGLAHQPLSGQVTRVRLATADGEVRDIGPGDDPDLWASVRTALGTLGVLTTVTLRCVPQFNLRHQLRSEPLDALLERFTDWAGQSEHPSLNWLPWTDQVSLRSVDRTDEPPTPRAPLRRYATTLDEVRCGLTGQAGRAGGASTVPWLTRHLGGLWPDAPYTDASHRVFTFPQPVKFLAMEHALPLGRTAEALRALRPVLRRLGAYSPYSVLVRVGAGDDLPLSPAYGRATGYLNLTVPRTAGQIEILRAAEHVLREFEARPHWGKAHTATAEVLAPRYPRWKDFQRIRALLDPAGVFSNEYADNVLGPVTAVAPAGAAR
- a CDS encoding quinone oxidoreductase family protein, whose translation is MKAVLVREFGAPDVLRAEEAADPRPGPGDVLVAVEAAGVNFIDVYRRSGVYPGPLPFVPGAEAAGVVVAVGPATDTGPGPHRIGDRVAWANQPGGYAELAVIPAHRAVAVPDTMPCTTAAAVILQGMTAHYLTHDTYQVRPGDTVLVHAAAGGMGLLLSQLVRLRGGRVIGTVSTAEKEKAARAAGAWQVLRHGQDDIAAAVRELTDGEGVAAVYDGVGAPTFDASLDSLRPRGTLAVFGQSGGRVPPVDLQRLNAAGSVFVTRPNLDHHIATAGELTHRAAAVFGLVAGGRLDVHIGGSFPLERAAQAHQALEGRVSTGKLLLTTGTTNGDTS